Proteins encoded together in one Neisseria lactamica window:
- a CDS encoding type I restriction endonuclease subunit R yields the protein MSQTHNENSRVKIPAVLHLMRLGYDYLSLKNENWDKPTNIFPKIFIESLCRINPDLSPDDARRLLTDIRLELDNEDLGQKFYERLTNQSGGKKLIDFQNFDNNSFHVVTELPCINGDEEFRPDITLLVNGMPLVFIEVKKPNNKGGIGEERERMGKRAKNSKFRRFINITQFMIFSNNMEYDDGATEPAQGAFYASSAYGKPVFNYFREEHKLNLAELLNTLSDGLENNVLQDNNLPVIKHSPEFISNKSPDTPTNRILTSLLCRERLSFLLQHGLTYVKASQGLVQKHIMRYPQLFATLTIEKHLANGGKKGVIWHTQGSGKTALAYYNTRYLTHYYAKQGIVPKFYFIVDRLDLLKQAQREFTARDLVVHTIDSREAFAADIKSAQTLHNHAGKAEITVVNIQKFQDDPDVVARNDYDLAIQRVYFLDEVHRSYNPKGSFLANLNQSDVNAVKIGLTGTPLIGVTAGNVNTRELFGDYIHKYYYNASIADGYTLRLIREEIGSRYKAQLQEALAQLEIEKGSFDRKEIYAHPHFVHPMLDYILDDFAKFRKTNQDDSLGAMVVCDSAEQARQLFDHFQIASDHNFTAALILHDVGTKDERDQWVKDFKAGKIDILFVYNMLLTGFDAPRLKKLYLGRLIKAHNLLQTLTRVNRTYKSYRYGYVVDFADIEREFDKTNRAYWDELSNELGDEIGSYSRLFKTAEEIEQEIADIKNALFDFDTENAEEFCSQISQIADKKQLLALKKALQTAKELYNVLRLQGSHEFLAHLDFDKLNLLYRETAARLETLNLAEKLQQGDTAHLLNEALEDVYFQFVKISEAELKLADDLKDIMRKVREGLAGNFDQEDPEYISLREELERIFKKKNLAEVGQEEMQANIAILETVYAKIKELNRQNDLLRHKYGGDAKYARIHKRLRENPALYGDKLKVFNALNGVKTDADQKVLDMEQILDNQNYFEKQMQGIVLKRFRTEQQFPVQPADIQAINRLLVREYLKESGRI from the coding sequence ATGTCCCAAACTCACAACGAAAATTCCCGCGTCAAAATCCCCGCCGTTTTGCACCTGATGCGCTTGGGCTACGACTACCTCTCGCTCAAAAACGAAAATTGGGATAAACCAACCAACATCTTTCCCAAAATCTTTATAGAAAGCCTCTGCCGCATCAATCCCGATTTGTCGCCGGACGATGCACGCCGTTTGCTGACCGACATACGCTTAGAACTGGACAACGAAGACTTGGGGCAAAAGTTTTACGAACGCCTTACCAATCAATCCGGCGGCAAGAAACTGATCGACTTCCAAAATTTTGATAACAACAGCTTCCACGTTGTAACCGAATTGCCCTGTATCAACGGCGATGAAGAATTCCGCCCCGACATTACCCTGCTGGTAAACGGCATGCCTTTGGTTTTTATCGAAGTCAAAAAGCCCAACAACAAAGGCGGAATCGGCGAAGAGCGGGAGCGCATGGGCAAACGTGCGAAAAATTCCAAATTTCGCCGTTTCATCAACATCACCCAATTCATGATTTTTTCCAACAACATGGAATACGACGACGGCGCAACCGAACCGGCACAAGGCGCGTTTTACGCTTCGTCTGCTTACGGTAAGCCCGTGTTTAACTACTTCCGCGAAGAACATAAATTAAATCTTGCCGAATTATTGAACACGCTTTCAGACGGCCTCGAAAACAACGTCCTGCAAGACAACAACCTGCCCGTTATCAAACACAGCCCCGAATTTATCAGCAATAAATCGCCCGATACGCCGACCAACCGCATCCTGACTTCGCTGCTTTGCCGCGAACGTCTTTCTTTTCTTCTGCAACACGGGCTGACTTACGTCAAAGCAAGTCAAGGCTTGGTGCAAAAACACATCATGCGGTATCCGCAGCTATTTGCCACTCTCACCATTGAAAAACATTTGGCAAACGGCGGCAAAAAAGGCGTGATTTGGCACACCCAAGGCTCTGGCAAAACCGCGCTTGCCTATTACAACACCCGCTACCTGACCCACTATTATGCCAAACAGGGCATCGTGCCGAAATTCTATTTCATCGTGGACAGGCTTGATTTATTGAAACAGGCGCAGCGCGAATTTACTGCCCGCGATTTAGTCGTCCATACCATCGACAGCCGCGAAGCCTTTGCTGCCGACATCAAATCCGCCCAAACTTTGCACAACCACGCAGGCAAAGCGGAAATCACTGTTGTTAATATCCAAAAATTCCAAGACGACCCCGATGTCGTCGCTCGTAACGACTACGACCTCGCCATTCAGCGCGTCTATTTTCTCGACGAAGTACACCGCAGCTACAACCCCAAAGGCTCATTTCTTGCCAACCTTAATCAGTCCGACGTAAACGCCGTCAAAATCGGGCTGACCGGCACGCCGCTTATCGGCGTAACCGCAGGCAACGTCAACACCCGCGAACTCTTCGGCGACTACATCCACAAATACTATTACAACGCCTCCATTGCCGACGGCTACACCCTGCGCCTGATACGCGAAGAAATCGGCAGCCGATACAAGGCGCAATTACAAGAAGCACTGGCGCAACTTGAAATCGAAAAAGGCAGCTTTGACCGCAAAGAAATCTACGCCCATCCGCACTTCGTCCACCCGATGCTTGACTACATCTTGGACGACTTCGCCAAATTCAGAAAAACTAACCAAGATGACAGCCTCGGCGCTATGGTTGTTTGCGACAGCGCGGAACAGGCACGTCAGCTTTTTGACCATTTTCAGATAGCCTCAGACCATAATTTCACCGCCGCGCTGATATTGCACGACGTCGGCACTAAGGACGAACGCGACCAATGGGTTAAAGATTTCAAAGCGGGCAAAATCGACATCTTGTTTGTGTACAACATGCTTTTGACCGGCTTTGACGCGCCGCGCCTGAAAAAGCTCTATTTGGGCAGACTGATAAAAGCCCATAACCTTTTACAAACCCTGACCCGCGTCAACCGCACCTACAAATCTTACCGCTACGGCTATGTTGTCGATTTTGCCGACATCGAGCGCGAATTTGACAAAACCAACCGCGCCTATTGGGACGAACTTTCCAACGAATTGGGCGACGAAATCGGCAGCTACAGCCGGCTTTTCAAAACCGCCGAAGAAATCGAACAGGAAATTGCCGACATTAAAAACGCCCTGTTTGATTTCGATACCGAAAACGCCGAAGAATTTTGCAGCCAAATTAGCCAAATAGCAGACAAAAAACAGCTGCTCGCCCTAAAAAAAGCCCTGCAAACCGCCAAAGAGCTGTACAACGTCCTGCGCCTGCAAGGCAGCCACGAATTTCTCGCCCATCTCGATTTTGACAAACTCAATCTTTTGTACCGCGAAACCGCCGCGCGTTTGGAGACCTTAAACCTTGCCGAAAAACTACAGCAAGGCGACACCGCCCATTTGCTCAATGAAGCGCTGGAAGATGTTTACTTCCAATTCGTCAAAATCAGCGAGGCGGAACTCAAACTTGCCGACGATTTGAAAGACATCATGCGCAAAGTCCGCGAAGGTCTGGCGGGCAACTTCGATCAAGAAGACCCCGAATACATCAGCCTGCGCGAAGAACTGGAACGCATCTTCAAGAAAAAGAACCTCGCCGAAGTCGGGCAAGAAGAAATGCAGGCAAACATCGCCATACTCGAAACCGTCTATGCCAAAATCAAAGAGCTGAACCGCCAAAACGACCTCTTGCGGCACAAATACGGCGGCGACGCCAAATATGCCCGCATCCACAAACGCCTGCGCGAAAACCCCGCCCTCTACGGCGACAAACTCAAAGTCTTCAATGCGCTAAACGGCGTAAAAACCGATGCCGACCAAAAAGTGCTGGATATGGAGCAAATTTTGGATAACCAAAATTACTTCGAAAAACAAATGCAGGGCATCGTATTAAAACGCTTTAGAACGGAACAGCAATTTCCCGTTCAACCCGCAGACATCCAAGCCATCAACCGCCTGTTGGTGCGGGAATATTTAAAAGAAAGTGGGCGGATTTGA
- a CDS encoding replication-associated recombination protein A produces MTDLFVREPDAPLAERLRPHTLDDVVGQEHLIGEGKPLRVAVEGGKPHSMLLWGPPGVGKTTLARILAQSFNAQFLPVSAVFSGVKDIRGAIDKAEIALQQGRATILFVDEVHRFNKAQQDAFLPYVENGLLTFIGATTENPSFEVNPALLSRAQVYVLQPLSSDGLKKLIAKVSALPEYRNFTIEADAQELLVNTADGDARRLLNLLEQLLRAVDTRRLKNLTTEFLADSLGAQIRRFDKGGESFYNQISALHKSVRGSHPNAALYWFCRMLDGGTDPRYLARRIVRIAWEDIGLADPRAFQIANDAAATFERLGSPEGELALAQAVLYLAAAAKSNAGYKAYNQMRRFVKENTSDEVPVHLRNAPTKLMKELGYGREYRYAHDEPNAYAAGESYMPDGLDEPDFYQPVPRGLEIKIGEKLEWLKSLDEEALKAK; encoded by the coding sequence ATGACCGATTTGTTTGTCCGAGAACCCGACGCGCCGCTTGCCGAACGATTGCGTCCGCATACGCTTGACGACGTGGTGGGGCAGGAACACCTCATCGGCGAAGGTAAACCTTTGCGCGTGGCGGTGGAGGGCGGCAAGCCGCATTCTATGTTGCTGTGGGGGCCGCCGGGCGTGGGCAAGACGACGTTGGCGCGGATTTTGGCGCAGAGTTTCAATGCCCAGTTTCTGCCGGTTTCCGCCGTGTTTTCCGGCGTAAAGGATATACGCGGGGCAATCGATAAAGCCGAAATCGCCTTGCAGCAGGGACGCGCGACGATTTTGTTTGTCGATGAAGTCCACCGCTTCAACAAGGCGCAGCAGGACGCGTTTTTGCCTTATGTGGAAAACGGTTTGCTGACCTTTATCGGTGCGACGACGGAAAATCCGTCGTTTGAAGTGAATCCCGCGCTGTTGAGCCGCGCGCAGGTGTATGTTTTGCAGCCCTTGTCTTCAGACGGCCTCAAGAAGCTGATTGCCAAAGTGTCGGCGTTGCCCGAATACCGAAATTTCACGATTGAAGCGGACGCGCAGGAGCTGCTCGTCAATACCGCCGACGGCGATGCGCGCAGGTTGTTGAATCTGTTGGAACAACTTTTACGCGCCGTCGACACGCGCCGTCTGAAAAACTTAACCACCGAATTTCTCGCCGACAGTCTCGGGGCGCAAATCCGCCGTTTCGACAAAGGCGGCGAGAGTTTCTACAACCAAATCTCCGCCCTGCACAAATCCGTGCGCGGTTCGCATCCGAACGCCGCGCTGTATTGGTTCTGCCGTATGCTCGACGGCGGCACCGACCCGCGCTACCTCGCCCGCCGCATCGTGCGTATCGCTTGGGAAGACATCGGGCTTGCCGACCCGCGTGCCTTTCAAATCGCCAACGATGCCGCCGCCACCTTTGAACGCTTAGGCTCGCCCGAAGGCGAACTCGCTTTGGCGCAAGCGGTGTTGTATCTTGCCGCCGCCGCAAAATCCAACGCGGGCTACAAGGCATACAACCAAATGCGCCGCTTCGTCAAAGAAAACACCAGCGACGAAGTGCCCGTCCACCTGCGCAACGCCCCGACCAAGTTAATGAAGGAATTGGGCTACGGACGCGAATACCGCTACGCCCACGACGAACCGAACGCCTACGCCGCCGGCGAAAGCTATATGCCCGACGGCTTGGACGAACCCGATTTCTACCAACCCGTCCCGCGCGGGCTGGAAATCAAAATCGGCGAAAAGCTGGAATGGTTGAAATCGTTGGACGAAGAAGCATTAAAGGCAAAATGA
- a CDS encoding autotransporter outer membrane beta-barrel domain-containing protein yields the protein MNQEGITAHGNATITLKAKENNKITVENAAYSSDGISTLINRTGARPGTRDDGNKIILEAGGDNIVTMKSGDADADYVNKSKVLTETPSYQSKRGSNGIFSYGDKSLVKLVGENNIVKSEISEKSKALNGGFDHNSIYSRNKAKVELSAKNDNIVQGGISGLRSSDSSIVLEGKNNAISNPKYNVFAYNKAKVDLTAENKNTLSDAEFGVYAYGATSTVNLSSKDKNEVKSTQVGLYSEAGGSINVDGKDNIIESDAVALVGKGGSQNIRASRTNQISSKSLGIHASNSAKIALTGASNTIRAGHPAIWSLDKSEVSIDGRITIHSTVVNVANIAENDSLINLRYKGNSSIDGATVSDGGSVSITPLDNSDDNVMRLTGDVLAVNKGKVELDFTPNSRLAGRLDNFSGLTDSKHKDLFKKYVNELDSKNAGTINLNLAKDALWTMTGQSWLDKLSGEGTVDFDSNSKTSGRALHIGELAGANKFLMHLNKDGIHSDMLYVKKGTSTPQEVVVKNLSEVLDSMNYGERLRFATVTDSKNEFVNGKKYIDDTHLLEQALTVEYSDHKTDPSNNEDYNRRFNGETMTAEKAGNTDVDAMYGSEHRKNVYLVKQTTGNPGRNVKNINDMFDSTAHYAFTLDTYTKREGERAFSTLDKKEGDWIRLTHTRLIQSNAFRFHNNDFEIGYDRFSLNEQEKKRKWGISFDYGHGRTSLWNTFGKGKIRKYELALYNTTQYIDKEGDETGYIDNVLKIGKLRNRVIARNHMGQLWGEGKYSNTLFSISTEYGRRKFLDDDKLWRITPQVQLQYSYLRGAGYRLDNGINVNLSHVNSLIGRLGLDVVRKFDEGKKLFYIKGNILHEFLGSRSFKAFEGNSNYAQKWNTRGTWYSAGLGYNARTGKKTNVFADAEKEFSGGKKGSYNIRLSISHQFD from the coding sequence ATGAACCAAGAAGGGATTACCGCTCACGGAAATGCCACGATTACCCTCAAGGCGAAAGAAAACAATAAAATTACCGTGGAAAATGCCGCATACAGCAGCGACGGTATTTCGACTCTGATTAACAGAACGGGGGCAAGGCCCGGAACAAGGGATGACGGAAACAAAATCATACTGGAAGCCGGCGGCGATAATATTGTTACCATGAAATCCGGCGATGCGGATGCGGATTATGTAAACAAATCCAAAGTATTAACGGAGACACCATCTTATCAAAGCAAACGAGGTTCCAACGGCATCTTTTCCTATGGCGACAAATCGCTGGTCAAACTGGTTGGCGAGAATAATATCGTTAAGAGTGAAATCAGTGAAAAGTCTAAAGCATTAAATGGGGGATTTGACCATAACAGCATTTATTCTCGGAATAAGGCAAAAGTCGAATTGTCTGCGAAGAACGATAATATCGTACAAGGCGGAATAAGCGGTTTGCGTTCAAGCGACTCCTCAATCGTCCTCGAGGGTAAAAATAATGCGATTTCAAACCCGAAATATAATGTTTTTGCCTACAACAAGGCAAAGGTGGATTTGACTGCCGAAAATAAAAACACATTATCAGATGCGGAATTTGGCGTGTATGCCTACGGTGCAACAAGTACGGTCAATTTGTCTTCAAAAGATAAAAATGAGGTAAAAAGCACCCAAGTTGGGCTGTATTCTGAAGCCGGAGGTTCAATAAATGTAGATGGGAAGGATAATATTATTGAAAGCGACGCGGTTGCCTTAGTGGGAAAAGGTGGAAGTCAAAACATTCGGGCAAGCCGTACAAACCAGATTAGTTCAAAAAGCTTAGGAATTCATGCTAGCAATAGTGCAAAAATAGCCTTAACCGGCGCGAGCAATACAATTCGTGCGGGTCATCCCGCCATTTGGTCATTAGACAAAAGTGAAGTAAGCATAGACGGACGGATAACGATTCATTCCACCGTGGTAAACGTGGCAAATATTGCCGAGAATGACAGCCTGATTAATTTAAGGTACAAAGGCAACAGCAGTATTGATGGGGCAACTGTATCGGATGGCGGCAGTGTTTCCATTACGCCGTTAGATAATTCAGATGATAATGTTATGCGTTTGACTGGCGATGTCTTGGCGGTAAATAAGGGTAAAGTGGAATTAGACTTCACACCAAACAGCCGTTTAGCAGGACGTTTGGATAATTTTAGCGGCTTAACCGATTCCAAACATAAAGATTTATTTAAAAAATATGTTAATGAACTAGACAGCAAAAACGCAGGCACAATTAACCTTAATTTAGCCAAAGACGCATTATGGACGATGACAGGTCAAAGTTGGCTGGATAAATTGAGTGGCGAAGGTACGGTTGATTTTGACAGCAACAGCAAAACGAGCGGACGCGCCTTACATATCGGCGAATTGGCGGGTGCCAATAAATTCTTGATGCATCTGAATAAAGACGGCATTCACAGCGATATGCTCTATGTGAAAAAAGGAACGTCTACTCCGCAAGAAGTCGTCGTCAAAAATCTGTCCGAAGTGCTCGACAGTATGAATTACGGCGAACGTTTGCGTTTCGCTACGGTAACAGACTCAAAAAATGAATTTGTGAACGGTAAGAAATATATTGATGATACACATCTTTTAGAGCAGGCTTTAACGGTTGAATATTCTGACCATAAAACTGACCCAAGCAATAACGAAGATTACAATCGCAGATTTAATGGTGAAACAATGACTGCTGAAAAAGCAGGTAACACAGATGTGGATGCGATGTATGGTAGCGAGCATAGAAAAAATGTCTATTTAGTCAAACAAACTACGGGCAATCCCGGTCGAAATGTCAAAAATATCAATGATATGTTCGACTCAACCGCACATTATGCGTTCACTTTGGATACTTATACCAAACGCGAAGGGGAGCGGGCTTTTTCAACGTTGGATAAAAAAGAAGGCGATTGGATAAGGCTGACGCATACCCGTTTGATTCAATCCAATGCGTTTAGGTTTCATAACAACGATTTTGAAATCGGATATGACCGCTTCAGCCTCAACGAGCAGGAGAAAAAACGTAAATGGGGCATAAGTTTCGACTACGGCCACGGCAGGACATCATTATGGAATACGTTTGGCAAGGGCAAAATCAGGAAATATGAATTGGCTCTGTACAATACTACCCAATACATAGATAAAGAAGGAGACGAAACAGGGTATATCGACAATGTATTAAAAATAGGAAAACTGCGTAACCGTGTGATTGCACGAAATCATATGGGGCAATTATGGGGCGAGGGAAAATATAGCAACACCCTATTCTCTATCAGTACCGAATACGGCCGCCGTAAATTTTTGGATGACGATAAATTGTGGCGGATTACACCGCAAGTACAGTTGCAATATTCCTATTTGAGAGGTGCGGGCTACCGGCTCGACAATGGTATAAATGTCAACTTAAGCCACGTAAACAGCCTGATAGGCCGTTTGGGTTTGGATGTCGTGAGAAAATTTGACGAAGGCAAAAAACTTTTCTATATCAAAGGCAATATCCTTCATGAATTTTTGGGCAGCCGTTCCTTTAAGGCATTTGAAGGCAACAGCAATTATGCTCAAAAATGGAATACGAGGGGGACTTGGTATTCCGCCGGATTGGGCTACAATGCGCGGACAGGCAAAAAAACGAATGTCTTTGCCGATGCGGAAAAAGAGTTTTCCGGCGGGAAAAAAGGATCGTACAACATCCGCTTATCTATTTCCCATCAGTTTGACTGA
- the thrC gene encoding threonine synthase, giving the protein MKYISTRGETAHKPFSEVLLMGLAPDGGLMLPEHYPQIGRETLDKWRGLSYPELAFEIMRLFVTDIPEDDLRDILNRTYTEAAFGTKEITPVRTLSDGIKIQALSNGPTLAFKDMAMQFLGNAFEYVLNKEGKKLNILGATSGDTGSAAEYALRGKKGVNVFMLSPDGKMSAFQRAQMYSLQDGNIHNIAVKGMFDDCQDIVKAVQNDAAFKEKYHIGTVNSINWGRIVAQVVYYFAGYFKATQSNDEQVSFCVPSGNFGNVCAGHIAKQMGLPIRRLIVATNENDVLDEFFKTGAYRPRNSAHTYVTSSPSMDISKASNFERFVFDLMDRDPQEINTLWAEVAAGKGFDLRFALDKVGGKYGFTSGKSTHADRLATIKQVYEQNQELIDPHTADGVKVAREVREEGETVVCLETALAAKFDATIREAVGDVAIPRPAALEGLEKLPQRVQTVPNSADAVKGIIEQTLA; this is encoded by the coding sequence ATGAAATATATCAGCACGCGCGGCGAAACCGCACACAAACCGTTCAGCGAAGTTTTATTGATGGGGCTTGCACCCGACGGCGGTCTGATGCTGCCGGAACATTATCCGCAAATCGGGCGCGAAACCTTGGACAAATGGCGCGGTTTGTCTTATCCCGAATTGGCGTTTGAAATTATGCGCCTGTTCGTTACGGATATTCCGGAGGACGATTTGCGCGATATTCTGAACCGTACTTACACGGAAGCGGCGTTCGGTACTAAGGAAATCACCCCCGTCCGCACGCTTTCAGACGGCATCAAAATCCAAGCCTTGTCCAACGGCCCGACGCTGGCGTTCAAAGATATGGCAATGCAATTTTTGGGCAATGCGTTTGAATATGTTTTAAACAAAGAAGGCAAAAAACTCAATATCTTGGGCGCGACCAGCGGTGATACGGGTTCGGCTGCGGAATATGCCTTGCGCGGCAAAAAGGGCGTAAACGTATTTATGCTGTCGCCCGATGGCAAAATGAGCGCGTTCCAACGTGCGCAGATGTACAGCCTGCAAGATGGGAATATCCACAATATCGCCGTGAAGGGGATGTTTGACGACTGTCAGGATATTGTGAAGGCGGTGCAGAACGATGCCGCGTTCAAGGAAAAATACCACATCGGTACGGTCAATTCGATCAACTGGGGACGCATCGTCGCACAAGTGGTTTATTACTTTGCGGGCTATTTCAAAGCGACACAAAGCAATGACGAGCAAGTCAGCTTCTGCGTGCCGAGCGGCAACTTCGGCAACGTTTGCGCGGGACACATCGCCAAACAGATGGGTTTGCCTATCCGCCGCCTGATTGTCGCGACCAATGAAAACGATGTGTTGGACGAGTTTTTCAAAACCGGTGCATACCGCCCGCGCAACAGCGCGCATACTTATGTTACCTCCAGCCCGTCGATGGACATTTCCAAAGCGTCCAACTTCGAGCGTTTCGTGTTCGACCTGATGGATCGCGATCCTCAGGAAATCAATACGCTTTGGGCGGAAGTAGCTGCAGGCAAAGGCTTTGACCTGCGGTTTGCCTTGGACAAAGTCGGCGGCAAATACGGCTTTACTTCCGGCAAATCCACCCACGCTGACCGCCTTGCCACCATCAAACAGGTTTACGAGCAAAACCAAGAACTCATCGACCCGCATACTGCCGACGGCGTAAAAGTCGCCCGCGAAGTGCGCGAAGAAGGGGAAACGGTGGTTTGTTTGGAAACCGCGTTGGCTGCGAAATTCGATGCGACCATACGCGAAGCCGTCGGCGATGTCGCCATTCCGCGCCCCGCCGCGCTGGAAGGTTTGGAAAAATTGCCGCAGCGCGTGCAAACCGTGCCGAACAGTGCGGATGCGGTAAAAGGCATCATCGAACAAACCCTTGCCTGA
- a CDS encoding ferredoxin--NADP reductase gives MAAFNTQKVLSVHHWTDAYFTFTCTRDESLRFENGQFVMVGLMVDGKPLMRAYSVASANWEEHLEFFSIKVQDGPLTSRLQHLKVGDDVLISKKPTGTLVAGDLNPGKHLYLLSTGTGIAPFLSITKDPEIYEQFEKIILVHGVRYKKDLAYYDRFTKELPEHEYLGDLVKEKLIYYPIVSREEFEHHGRLTDLMVSGKLFEDIGLPKINPQDDRAMLCGSPAMLKDTCKVLDDFGLTVSPKTGVRGDYLIERAFVDQ, from the coding sequence ATGGCAGCATTCAATACCCAAAAAGTATTGTCCGTACACCACTGGACAGACGCATATTTTACCTTTACCTGCACCCGCGACGAATCGTTGCGCTTTGAAAACGGCCAATTCGTTATGGTCGGGCTGATGGTGGACGGCAAGCCGCTGATGCGCGCATACAGCGTCGCCTCCGCCAACTGGGAAGAACACCTCGAATTTTTCAGCATTAAAGTCCAAGACGGCCCTCTGACCAGCCGCCTGCAACACCTCAAAGTCGGCGACGACGTGTTAATCAGCAAAAAACCGACCGGAACTCTGGTTGCCGGCGACCTGAATCCGGGCAAACACCTTTACCTGTTGAGCACCGGTACCGGCATCGCCCCTTTCTTGAGCATCACCAAAGACCCCGAAATTTACGAGCAATTTGAAAAAATCATCCTCGTACACGGCGTGCGCTATAAAAAAGATTTGGCGTACTACGACCGCTTTACCAAAGAATTGCCCGAACACGAATACCTCGGCGACTTGGTTAAAGAAAAACTGATTTACTATCCGATTGTTTCCCGCGAAGAATTTGAACACCACGGCCGCCTGACCGACCTGATGGTAAGCGGCAAATTGTTTGAAGACATCGGCCTGCCCAAAATCAATCCTCAAGACGACCGCGCGATGCTGTGCGGCAGCCCCGCGATGCTGAAAGACACCTGCAAAGTTCTAGACGATTTCGGTCTGACCGTCTCTCCGAAAACAGGCGTACGCGGCGATTACCTGATTGAGCGTGCGTTTGTGGATCAATAA